The genomic segment ATGCTGTTGAGATTGTCTCGCAGCGTACTGGGCAGGATGGGCTTGGTGTGTTTAAGAAGGCTATTGATAATGTGAAGCCTGTTCTTGAGGTGAAGTCTCGCAGGATTGGTGGGGCTAACTATCAGGTTCCTGTTGAAGTGGCTCCGGAAAGGCGTGTGTCTCTTGCTATTCGTTGGCTGATAACTTACTCCAGATCACGTTCGGAGAAAAGTATGGCTGAGAAGTTGGCAAATGAATTTATCCAGGCCTCAAAAAATGAGGGTGGGGCTGTCAGGAAAAAAGTTGAGACGCATAAGATGGCTGAGGCTAACAAGGCCTTTGCTCACTTTCGCTGGTAGTTTGTTGGCTGTTCTTTGACTTTGGTGTGTGGGTGTGCTGATGTTTTTGGTTTTGGGGTTCTGGTAAAGTGCTCCTTTTTTAAGCAGGAATGTGGGTTGTATGAGTGATGAAGTAAATCTTGCGGCTATTAGAAATATCGGTATCATGGCACACATCGATGCTGGGAAGACCACTACAACTGAGAGGATGCTCTTTTATTCGGGTATCGTTCACAGGATGGGTGAGGTTCATGATGGTAGTGCTGTTATGGACTGGATGCAGCAGGAGCGTGAAAGGGGTATTACTATCACCTCTGCTGCAACAACATGTTTCTGGAAAGATTGCAGAGTTAATATTATTGACACTCCGGGGCATGTTGATTTTACAATTGAAGTAGAGCGTTCTTTGAGAGTGTTGGATGGCGCAGTTGCTGTTTTTGATTCGGTTGGAGGCGTGGAACCTCAATCAGAAACTGTCTGGAGGCAGGCTGATAAATATAACGTTCCCCGAATAGCCTATGTAAATAAAATGGACCGTGTTGGGTCAGATTTCGATGGGTGTATAGAAGGAATGAATGAAAAGTTCCCTGTGCATGCTGTGGCTATACAGATTCCAATGGGTAAAGAAGCCGGGTTTGAAGGTGTTGTTGATCTTGTAAAAATGAAGGCGTACAGGTTTGACGATTCAGCGCTTGGTGTTAAGTATTTTGAGGAGGATATACCCGAAGGGTTTGTTGAGGAAGCTGCTCTCAGAAGGGAAGAGATGTTGGAGGCTGTTTGTGATTACAGTGAGCAGCTCATGCATCAGATGCTTGAAGGTGGAGAGGTGAAGCTTGAGTTGGTTAAGTCTGCAATCAGGGCTGGGGTATTGACTGCTAAGGTGTGCCCGGTTTTGTGTGGCTCCTCTTTTAAGAATAAAGGTGTTCAGCTTTTGTTGGATGCTGTGGTTGATTATCTTCCGTCTCCTTTGGATAGGGGAGAGGTTGCGGGGTTGGATCCTGAGTCCGGGGAGGAAGTGGTCAGATCTCCCGGTGAAAATGAGCCTTTCTCTGCTTTGGTTTTTAAGGTTGCTTCCGATTCTCATGTCGGGCGTCTTGCCTTTGCGCGTGTTTACTCCGGTAAGGCTGGGTTTAAAAATGCTCTTTACAACCCAAGGACAAAGACAAGAGAGAGGGCAAGTAGAATATTTCGTATGCATTCCAATCGCAGGCATGCGGAAACTGAGATGAGGGTAGGTGATATAGTTGCTCTTGTGGGTTTGAAAGAGACTACTACAGGAGATACAATATGTGATCAGACTGCTCAGATTGTGTTTGAAAGAATGGTTTTTCCTGAGCCTGTTTTGGCTAGGTCGATTGAGCCTAAAAGTAGTGTCGATGAAGAAAAGTTGAAGGGGTCTCTTGATAGATTGGTGGATGAGGATCCCACCTGTCGGGTGTATGTGGATTCTGAGACTGGACAGAGGTTGATCTCTGGTATGGGTGAGTTGCATGTGGAAATTCTTGTCGACAGATTGATCAGGGAATTCAATGTAGGTGTAAATGTTGGTAAGCCACAGGTTTCCTATAGGGAAACTGTAAGTAGGTCTGCAAAGAAAGAGGTTGAATTTTCTCAGCAGATAGGAGGGAAAGGGCATTTCGGGCATGTTGTGCTGTCTGTTTCGCCTATAGAGCCTTCCCGGGGTGTTGAATTTGAAAGTAAGGTAGGAGCTGGAGAAGTTCCTGTTCAGTTTATAGAAGCTGT from the Chitinispirillum alkaliphilum genome contains:
- a CDS encoding 30S ribosomal protein S7p (S5e), with translation MSRRRKAEKREVVADPKFKSVLVTQFVNSVVSDGKKRLAERLFYDAVEIVSQRTGQDGLGVFKKAIDNVKPVLEVKSRRIGGANYQVPVEVAPERRVSLAIRWLITYSRSRSEKSMAEKLANEFIQASKNEGGAVRKKVETHKMAEANKAFAHFRW
- a CDS encoding Translation elongation factor G translates to MSDEVNLAAIRNIGIMAHIDAGKTTTTERMLFYSGIVHRMGEVHDGSAVMDWMQQERERGITITSAATTCFWKDCRVNIIDTPGHVDFTIEVERSLRVLDGAVAVFDSVGGVEPQSETVWRQADKYNVPRIAYVNKMDRVGSDFDGCIEGMNEKFPVHAVAIQIPMGKEAGFEGVVDLVKMKAYRFDDSALGVKYFEEDIPEGFVEEAALRREEMLEAVCDYSEQLMHQMLEGGEVKLELVKSAIRAGVLTAKVCPVLCGSSFKNKGVQLLLDAVVDYLPSPLDRGEVAGLDPESGEEVVRSPGENEPFSALVFKVASDSHVGRLAFARVYSGKAGFKNALYNPRTKTRERASRIFRMHSNRRHAETEMRVGDIVALVGLKETTTGDTICDQTAQIVFERMVFPEPVLARSIEPKSSVDEEKLKGSLDRLVDEDPTCRVYVDSETGQRLISGMGELHVEILVDRLIREFNVGVNVGKPQVSYRETVSRSAKKEVEFSQQIGGKGHFGHVVLSVSPIEPSRGVEFESKVGAGEVPVQFIEAVKQGVMEASTGGELSGFQVVGVRVVLLSVQYREDDSTEIGYKIASSMAFKEACREADPVILEPVMKIEVVVPSDYMGSVINDLNGRRGKIAGINPRKDVQAVDAEAPLSEMFGYATALRSLTQGRAMYTMQFDRYENAGTVVQKEILRRIGRWTD